The Triticum urartu cultivar G1812 chromosome 5, Tu2.1, whole genome shotgun sequence genome contains the following window.
CGTGACGGTCAGTTTGGTACATAAACTTGTAAAATACGTGTTTCTGGTCATAAAACTTGCACAAACGTTCATGTATGGTTACATTCCATATATGCAGACGTATCCGTGGCCTATGTGGCATGCCAGCATGGCCAGGGCCCACCATAAGCCCGCGACGTATGGTAGATCTGCAGGCTTTTTCTTTATTTACGTATTATGCACCTATTTTTTAACTTATTAAGCCCCTAAAATAAAATGATTTTTTATTTACGTATAAAGCCcctaaaataaaatgaaaaaacaAGGAATGGTTCGGTTACGAACTAGGGACGTGCCCCTACTAGGCTCAGGTTAACAACCACCAAACCGATGATCATTCATGTCTAGGTAGCACAAATAATTTTTATATCATATAAACACGGCCAAAAAATCAATTTTACAAGAAATGTAACCTCAAAAAAGGGAGCACCGTGGCTCGACTATGTGACCTCATGGTCAATGTTAACTAAGATTACCACCGGGTTTCGAAAACACAACGTATCCAAATGGGATAAATATTTTTCATGTTGTTATTCCTTCTTCTTCTATGTAAGAAAAAAAAATATTATTGTGTTTGTGATATTTAATAAATGTTTATGTGTTACAAAAAAAGGTGTTtgacatttaaaaaaatgtttaaaCATTGTAAACCACATTTGTGTAATTAAAAATGATACGTTGCATTTTAAAAATGTTCGTACATTCCAAAAAACTGGTCATGACATTTTTTAAATGTCTATGCAATGTATAAAACTGTTTGTGTAGCTTAAAAATGTTTCATACCATCCGAAAATGTTAAAAACATAGTTGAAAAAAGTTTCAAAacttgtatttaaaaaatgttaatcatatGTTTAAGAAGTATTAAGCATGTATTTTTTTTAAATACTCCAAACATAGATGTATACTGGAGTATTTAGATGTATACTGGAGTATTTAAAACATCAAAACATATGTGTATCATATGGAGTATATGTTTCAATACACATAAGTTTCaaaacttgtatttgaaaaaatgttaatctGGACGTGTTGTgttgattaacattttttcaaatacaagttttTGAAACTTTTTAAAATGTCGCATACCTTTTTATGTAACACATAAATATTTTTTGAATGTCACAAACACAAGAATATAAATTATTTTCTTACATCTGGACGTGTTGTGTTGTTGGTGGTAATCTTAGTTAACCTTGACCACAAGGTCACATGGTCGAGCCACGGTGCTTATTTTTTCCGTGTTACATTTCTTGTAAAATTTATTTTCAGTTAATGTTTATATGATACAGAAATTAGTCATGCTATACAGACATGAATGATCAGTAGTCTGGCGGTTGTCCACGTGAGACTACCAGGGCACGTTGCAGCTTCAAAACTCCATATCGCTtcttttttcattttatttttagGGGCTTAATGCGAAAATAAAAAAAAGCCAAAGGCTTCTCTACAGATCTACATGCTATAGCGAATGACAGTGAGCCCTGGCCACAATGGAATGTCACATAGACCATGCTACAGCGTGTACATGAAATGTAACCACACATGAATGCTCGTGCAAGTTTGATGACCAGAAATACGTATTTTACAAGTTTGTGCATCAAACTAACCATCGCATGCAAGTTTTATGATTTCGGATGTATTTACCTCTGACCAGATCATACAAGCGCTCAAGCTAATCTTTTTTTTTTGTTCATTCAACGTCTTCTCGCACGGTCTCCGATGATATCTCTGAGGCACTCCCAGGCTGCAAAGATCAGGCCCAACTTTCTGCGTGGGCTCCTCACTCACTTAGCCATCCCTGCGCTTTACAGCCAAACGCCTGCAGAATTCAGCTTCACCAGTTAAAAATTAATTTTAACCATCAATGCCCTTTAACCTCAGGGCATTTCTTGATCTGGGCCTAAGCTCTCTGACCAACCGCTTCAAGTACCACATGTAATttctctcccctctctctctctatctctatcCTCTCACCGGCAATGCAGCATGCATGTGCATGCAGTACGGTGAGAAAGAAAGATGCCATGGATGGATGGAATGGAACGGAATATGTTACTGAACAAAGCACCCTGCAATTGCACTAGAGGGGTAAAGGCGGCAACAACTTTTTCTCCTAGTCTTTCCTGATCGAACACACCCTGCATGCATATGCCTGCCTTTAGGCTTTATCCACCAGGTCAAAAAAGAGAGAGGGGTGGTAGAGCAGTGCACTGCATTTGCGTTTGCGTTTGCATTTGCATGTGTAATGCGGTTTGGGGTGCCCTACCGCCACCCATTGTGTGAGTGATTGGGGTTCGCTGTTCAAAGTCAAGTCTAAAAGCGGTCTCTGTCCCTAACAACCAACCAACTAACCTTCGAGTGCTCCTACGGACGGACGGCGGTGTGTGTGGTCCTTCCACCGCAACAACACGCCAAAAGCTGCAGAAATTTGCTGGATCCATGCGTCTTTGATCCTCTTCCGTCATGCCTGCATCACTTCAGATTGGAAGATATAGTAGTTGTTTTTTCTTCGGGTCTGAACAAGATGCAACTGGTTTTTGCAAACAATTTGAGCCGATGGTTAAGGGCATCTCCAGCAGCAGATGGTCTAAATCTGGTTGTCTAAATTTTCATATAGAAAGTGGTCTAAAGTGATTCTCTTAAAATCTTTCAATTTTCCGGCAATTACAGCAACTCCAACGCGCCGACCTAAACGGACGGCGCTTTTGTTCGCTTTTcatccgtttgggtcggccgccTGCTCGGCGTCCGCCCCGTTTGAGATTTTGGTCGGCCGTGCGTccaacgcgccgacccatttcatgtccgcgcacaattttttttaaaaggtCCGCGGCCATAGTTTATGCCAGCGGCCATGTCGTCGTCCGAAAGTTCATGCGGGCACCATGCCAGCGCCCACATACAAATGTCAGCTTCAGAAAACACCACACAGTTTGGCTGGCGCGCTTGCCAGCGGCCGGCACACATGCTAGCACATAAAAAAGGGACGGGAGTTCGACCACGCCATCACGGCCGTGGTCATCCCAGCACACTTGTCGGCATACAAAAAAGGATGGCACTCGCCGCCATTGGTCACTCGTCGTCGAACTTGAGTATGTCGGCATGCATCTTCTCGAACTACGACCTCTTCCTTTGGTGACGCGGTGTTGAGATTCACCTTCATGATCTCTACCCTGTTCATGATGCTCGCGCCTCCGGATGACGAGCCACCAGCCACCGGTGTGGCGTTGAGGTCGATGGGCGCAAGCGCGGGCGTGGAAGGCGCCACCACGCTCACCTTGGGCGAGCaccagtggcggagctagcaTTTGACATCAGGGCGGTCCGTGCCCAATTTTTTTTACAAGAAATATGACATGTGACTAACTAGTTACCGATCATATAGAAATAGATCAATATGGTCTCACAAACACACTAAAAATCTCAATTAAGTCCAAGTTTTACATAAAGAAGCATACATAGTACATACTATATGGACCATAGTACATACCTTAAGAAGTTCTTGAGTTTGCTCTTCAGTTTGCTCTATGGTCACTTTTGACATAGACACTGCTCATTCTTGAGTTTGCTCTTCAATCACAACCGTCATACACACAAGTTTTCTAGTTTGCTCTTCGGCCATAACTGTCATACACAGAAGTTCTCTGGTTTGCTCTTCGCCCATATCTGGCATATTCCCTACCTTTTTCTTCTTCCCTATCTTCGTAGCTTCTCTCTGGTAAAGAGAAACAATGTGTCCAGTCCTCTTCATTCTTCAACAAGTCTGCTATAAAAATTAATTTATATCAATAAATGTAATTGAGGCAGAAAATGATGTGCAAATTTATGTATCTATTCATCAGTTCATGTATTGGATAGCATAGTGCAAAAAAAGCAATCCCTAAATCAAAATTGGGGGTTTTCGGTACATTAAATCAGGTTGCACACTTGCTACCGCGGTAGACTGGTTACTGAGCGGCAATGGCTTTGCAGGAAGGCCGATGGGCGGAGGCAGGGGCGGGGCGGCAGGGTTAGGCGGCCAAGGTCAGTGGCGCAGCCAGACATGGTAGGGCGCCATGGGGGAGCGACCGGAGAGGTGGAGCCAAGGGCCGAGCGAGAAGGAGAGGCGACCTGGGCTCCGGTCGGCGACCGACGAGGCCGCGAGGTCGGCGAGCCGGTGAGGCAACGAACGGCGGCTGGGATGTTTTCCTGTCTCCTGTGCGAGATGTGGACGAGAAGAGGGCATGACTTTGTTCGCTGGATTGATCCCTAAGTGTTATTGGGCTGATTTTGTTCCTGGCCCGGTTAGAAATCCGTAGGTACATAACCTGACcaaaaatcccagggtgggccgcggcccaccctggccacCCTGTAGCTCCGCCCCTGGCGAGCACTTCCCGGGGAAGCGGAAGGCCTGCGGGTAGACGTGGAAGTTGGGTATCGGCTGCGTTGCCGACGCGTGGGGCGAGTCGGGCAGCACCATTCTAGGGAACGCGGATGAGCCGATGCTGGCCGCGGCCACGGCGGCGTTGACGAGGCCGTGTTGGCTAGGGTTTAACCCTAGCATATATAGCGCCTCCCTCGTTGCCACCGCGACGAGGGCGTTGGTGACCTCCTGCTGCGcagtggcggcgacggcggccacCGCGATGGCTTCGTCCCTCGCGTCCGCAGCGTGCCTCCGGTCCTTCCTCTTCACCGACTTCCTTGCCGTTGTTCGGGCGTCAGCGTCTTCTTCCGCTTGGGCGCGGCGGCGGCCTTGCGGGGGGCACGAGGCTTGCCTTTGCCAGAGGGGGCGGTTGTCATGCCAGACGAGGCGAGGGAGGCGAggccgacggcggcggcgaggtcgtCATCCACGGCGGGTGGCGGGAGCGCGCGCGGGCGAGAGGGTTTTTGGGGGAAAATGAAGGGAAATGGTGGAGGCTGCCACCGACCAGCGGGCCAGGGGGAGCAGAAGGTGAGCGTGCGCGCGTCCATCtcgtgtccgcgccgacgcaaatcCGGCTCAAAAATGAGACATAAATGAGTCGGCAGGCGGATGAAAAGCGGACGCGCGTCTTTTTGGGTCGGCGCGTTAGGCCGACTTTTCTGTCCGTGCCGACCCAAACAGACGCCCGCGGACGAAATGGATCGCCCAGTTGAAGTTGCTCTTATGTTTGTTGTCTATATTCACTTTCCTCTCTCTTTTTAATATATACCATAACTATTAAAATGTTTGTGTGTAGAAAAAACTGACAACATAAAGCAAAAACGCTCTGCAGCAATTGTCTATTGAATAGTCTATATTTGGACAATGTGTACCGATTGTCCAAATTTACATCACCTCCAAAAGACGATGTAAAATTTGGTGACGTAAGAGTGATTATAGGGTAGGAGAGAGGTATTTGGGTATCGcgattgttgttgctttttcaGATACCCAGAAACTAGTGCCAAAAAAATCAGAAAGTAATTGAAACATGAGATCCAGCGGTGGGAAGGTCAGGAGGTGGATCTAGGAGCCAAGCTCGATTTCAGTCGGTGAAGCTTGCTGGGGCTGAGATGGTCGCTAGGCTGCCTAGGACAGCAGTTGGGAGGGACCAAGAGCTGAGGGTGCGACCAACTTCGATAGCGGCATTGCGGCACGCCAGCCCTGCCAAGAGTTCCGAACGGGGCTGGCGATGGTGGTGGGGCGACCCTCTCGGGCAGTGGAAGGGCTAAGGAACGATCGAAATCTGTGGTAATGTTTCCAGCTTCCGCTTCGGCGGAGGGGGTCGCGGCAGTTGTCACGGCTAACGGGAACGAGTTGCAGGGTGGCTGGGGGCAGTCGCCGAAGTGTGGGCGTGGCGACCGACGGCGAGAATCAGTCGGAATTGGGCGGATGGAAGTTTTAGCGTGGCAGTTGGGTTCCCAGCCGCAAGAAGTGCTGCAATTTACAACACTTTAGGCTAAAATTTCAAACCGCCCAAAAAATATCATCACCGTTTGTAGATAGGACATCTGTTGGAACAACGTTTTTTTGCTCAGAGTGTCCCAAATTGCAGTCTTTTGGGTATGTCAGCATTTTTACATCATTTGTCAGAGATGCTTTTAAAGAATGACAACTGATATTGAGAGAACATCAAGCTGTAATTTTTTTTATAGACAATCTGTTGGAGCGTGTTTTTTGCCTCATACAGACAACCCTCTAGACGAGCCGCTGGGGATGCTATAGAATAGAGAGCAACGGGTCAAGGTTTCAACCTTCTCTCTCTAAGAAAAATAGCTTGGGACCACCGCGAAGATTTACGAATCGGAGAATGCCGTTGCATGTGAGGTTGACAAGTGGGCCATACATGTTGGAATATACACCACATGAGCAATTTAACCTCTTCCTTTGTCCTTTGGTCTTGGCTAGAGCATTGGTCCCATCTTCCCAATGAGAAAACAAAGCCCCAATAGCCCTATTGTACAGGAAGCAAGACCATGGAAGACGGCCAAATAACCAATGGCGATGCCATCATGAGGCGTAGTAGCAGGCATGCCGCTGAAGCATCTGATGGAGTGGAGCAAAAAGGAAGCGATAACACAAGAGGCAAAGCTAATTGCACcttaaaaagaaagaaataataCTTGTATACAGTACAGAAGCTGAGGTGAAGCACATGGGCACCAATACCATCATGTTAACGAATCATGGCCCCCAACATGCTGCAAGCTAAAGCCGAGTGCAGGAAGGGGGCAAAAAGCCACACTAATGCTGCATTATGGTACTAACAATATGGCACATCACAAAGCTAAATATCACCAACACTTCAGCATGTAATAGTAAAAGTGGGGTTGAAGAAGGAGTGCACAAACGGAAAAACACCTCAATCCATTCATAGAAGTTTTTGGCATACATCAGCAGCTCCTGTAAAATACAATCACCACCATCTCATACTAAATAAAGAGAGATGTGCGAAGGAGAAAGGGAGAGAAAAAAACAGCTAGACCGACGGACCCATGATATGGAACACTAAAATAATGAGCAACAACCACTCTGGACCGACCTTACAGTCTCCCCTAAAAGTTAGTTTGACCAGAGACTATCACAAACCAAAGCACACTGGACTGCTAATTAGGAACGATGAAATCACTCTCGGCTGCCGACGAAGAAATCCTTCCTCGCTGGCCTCTGATAATTAGTATTGCTACCAAGGAAAGAGCAGCACCACCACCATGATGGTTAATCATGTGGCTGGATGGATGGAGGAGAACACCCCTGGTTCTTCTTCCACAGGCACTGGCAAAAAAAACCCAGAAAGACTACCTACTACACCATTATCTCTGAATGAGATCAGAAAGGATTCTTCACACAGGGCCTCTCCTCAGGGTCAGGGATATGGAAGAGGAAGACCATGTGACTGCTTAACCTTCCCTATTTACAGGGGGCATTTGGAATTTCAAAGATCCAAATCCTCCTTTTGCCCTTCTCTTTCTACCCTACATTCATCAAAATGAGTCAGTAGCACTGCAAGCAGCAGTATGAACAGACCAGGAAATCACTTGCAATCTCGCTGCAGGGCTCCGCTCCACGCAACATTATCATCGGCCTTCTCTAGAGCAGCAACCTTGGCACCATGGCACGGGAGAAGACCACCGGCCTTGCTCTTCCCACTCTGCGGAAGCTCCATGGTCTCACTGATGGATCCAGACTTGATATCAGTGGGTGGGATGAAGCAATCCATGGAGAGACCGGGAACATTGAACGCCACCTCCTCGATGCTCCATGCCTCTTCCATGCGAGTCTTGGTGTGGCTCATGGCCACCTCTCCGAAACGGAAGAGGGTCACGGCCGAGCGCCCAGCATGTGCAATCATTATCCCCTCCACTGGCCGGTAGTCCTCGATGAACGAATTGATGGTAGTCTCCCAGTAAACCGCATCACCTCCGGTTGTGGACTGAATTCGAGTGAGGTGAGAATCCTCGAGGTGGACAAGAAGCCCGGTCTTCTGGCTGAAGTACCCAAAGAGGACATGCCGGATGATCTCCGCGAGCCCCTCGCTGCGTGCTCTTAGCGTCTCAGGATCAGCACACAGCTTCAGAATGAAGCAATCGTCCCCATTCACCTTCCTCTCGCCAATGCAGCGTGCACCAGCAAACATGCTCGCCGTGGTCAAAGGATCCAGACCCTATAGAGAAAAAGGAACAATAATCTTCAAACTCCGTTTTCGTGCACAGTAGTGTGTCGATGAACTGAGAAAAGACCACCTAAAGATGGTGAAAATGGTGCTGGCGTTGTACCTGAAGCGAGCGGCGGAGAGGGCGGACAGGTCCCTTGGCAGAATGTGCACCAAGCCATGGAGTGTGGCGCCAGACGAGCTTGCCGTTGCATCCGGCGTGCACCTTGCTCCCACCAACAGCCAGCTCAATGTACCACATCTCGGGAGCCATCTGCCACAGCACGAACCGGCCTGGTTCAGCACAGCGCGCCGCCATGCGGTTCTTCACGACACGCCCCGCTGTCTCGCACTCGGTAGCCACCATGCGCACCTTCCCCATGGCATACGAGTTGCGGACTGAAGAGAGGAGCTTCTGCCCGCCGGAGGCAGCCAGATACTGCTGCAGAATGTACTGCGCCGACGAAGTCTCCTGCATAGACCAGATCAACACCTCGCTGTTAAACAGCTATAAAGCCATGGTAAAAACCATTTTTCACAGCAAGTAGCTCATTCAGCTTTAAGGTTAATCTTTCTTCTTTACAGCAAATACACATTATCTGTTAAAGGGGTGTACTGTATCATACAAGGAAAGCCATTTTTTCCCTTTTAGAGTGGCAATATGTTCAGATGCCAATTTTGTAGCAAATACATGAACCCTTGCCGAATCCATCACAATCAGCAACTCATTTTTATACAGTGTTTCCCCTAACAAACCAACAAGTTTCTGGAACACATTTCAGGGAAAACGTCAAAGAACAATTTAATAATAACTTATATAAGAGAACAAAAAAGTAGTACTAATTCCAGCCAAAAGGAGTTGGCGGTAACAATCAATAATCAAATCTTCTAATGGACAGAAAGATTTGTACTCACGAGAGCACCGGAGCGAACTCAATCTAGAGCAAGAAGAAGCAAAGCAGAGAAGGGAACAACGGCGAGTTCTTACAATGGGGGTGTCCTTGATGCTGAGGTGCGGGAGCGGCTCGGCGGCGCAGACATGCACGGGCGCGAGCGCCGCGCCCATGACCCCGAGCAGCATCCTGAGGTCGTTCCGCCTCgccgcgccggcgccgccgccggaggcCACGGGCCCGGACGACGGGGCGCGCGCGAGCTGGCCGCGCACCCAGCGCCCCCACCCGTCCCTGCgcgcgcgcccggcgccctcgccgccgccggcctcctccgGATCCGGGCCCTCCATGAGCGGCGCGagcgcctccccgccgccgccccccgcgTACCGCAGcgccgccttcgccgccgccacctcctcggCCCTGCGCCGCGCCCGCGCCGGCGACAACCCGCGGGCCACCTCCTCCCGCAGCGCCGAGAAGAAGCCCTGCTTCTTGTCCATGGCCGGTGGCAGGGACCTTGTCGCGATTACCCGAGACCACGAGCGCCTTCCCAAGACAAAGCCTCAGGCCAGTGTGTAGCTGTGTTGGCGACAAAGAGAGAGGGGTGTGGAGTGGGGTGCGAATATAAACCAAGCCGAGGGGGCTGGGCCGGAAAAGGGCTGGGAGCAGACTGGAGGCGCAGCGCCGAGTGTGTGACCTCCTGAGCGACTAGGACTGGACTGCGCGGGGCGGTTATCACACTGGGCGGCTGGCTAGGGTTACCGCCTTGGTGAGCTTACCCTCCGCTGCTCTCTGTGCCATGTTGGAATGTTCAGAAATTCTGATTTTTGAGAGATACTTCAGGGATTTTCTTTGTACTGTAATACTTTTGAGTGATACATCAGGATTTTTCTTTAGTGGATCTGATTTTATTTTGATGTTTTTCTGTAATGGTGTTTGCAAGAGTCGCTCTGTtgcttttttcttttcttttgaaATGTTGTTGCTTTGTTTAATTGAATGCATGTCGTGTAAGCTAGACCATTAGCGTGCTTTACAAGTTGGAGTTTTTTCCGCATGTTTATCTGCATACGTTTTCATAGCGACGTAAAGCCATGATAACCGCACAACTTAAGTTGTATGGGTCACGTCTCTTTTCATATAAAAAGTAAATGGAAACAAAATTCATAATATGATAAGAACAATATTTTTTATTGTAAGCACCTAATTCAGAAGATGTGGTTGGGGTTCTCAGTGTGCATCGCCATAGACCATAGTGTGTACAAAGAGCCAGTGTCATACAAAGGACACACAGATTACCTCTCACGCTTCCTTTTCATTCATAGAAAGTGATGCAATATTCGATTCACATTTCCTTTTCCTCACATAGCAACAGCAACAATCCTTATGCTATGCGTAATTGAAACAACCTAAAAGGAAAAACAAGGAAAGAAAAAGGGAAAGCTTTTTTTTTTTTGCCCTTTGCGAGGAGGAGAAAAATGCTTCACCTACTACTACTCGCTGGCGAGGTGAGCGCATCCAACTGGCACTGTCCGTCTCTGACACATGGTCCCCACGTGAGCCCATGGCACGCCGTCATGGCGCGAAGCTTCGCAGGTTTGGGAAAACGGACAACGAGCCAGCCTGCCGTTACGTGTGTACTGTGCTCACGTGGCACGCATCGCAGGCATACCACACCCTGCCCCGGATGGACCGTGTAGCCACTCCTAATCCTACTTGCTTAGATTACATTCAAAGGGTGCTTTAGATAGCTTTATTAAGGTTAAGGTGGCAGCACTAATTGGCTTTGCTCCACACTAATCACCCAAAGCTAAAAGGGTTCCATGATCGTGATCTTGTTCTTCTTGCTCTTTCCCGAAATTCATGGTACGGTTTCGCCGCCGACACGGCCGGATTTGCGGTTCTAAATAAACCGAAAACGCAGCTTCGTGTATCTTACCCAAACTAAAAATAATACTGTACTTCGATATTACAGAATCAGTTGGTAAAGTCAAATTAAGCTACTAGTCACGGCGACTAGTTAAATACTCCTTCATAGCAGCAATTGGTGTATTTTGTTTAATAATCAACTGGTCAGTCAAGAGCAGAATAGTAGTAGTACAAAAATTACACGAGACCATATGTGACCATGCTTCTAAGAACTTCAGTTCCGACCGTTTGAAACGCACCACCTCATATTTTTAGAGGCCTGGAAATATGTGCAAATAAAACTAGATTCGTCAAAGCGGCAGCGGTTTCTc
Protein-coding sequences here:
- the LOC125508024 gene encoding uncharacterized protein LOC125508024, which codes for MDKKQGFFSALREEVARGLSPARARRRAEEVAAAKAALRYAGGGGGEALAPLMEGPDPEEAGGGEGAGRARRDGWGRWVRGQLARAPSSGPVASGGGAGAARRNDLRMLLGVMGAALAPVHVCAAEPLPHLSIKDTPIETSSAQYILQQYLAASGGQKLLSSVRNSYAMGKVRMVATECETAGRVVKNRMAARCAEPGRFVLWQMAPEMWYIELAVGGSKVHAGCNGKLVWRHTPWLGAHSAKGPVRPLRRSLQGLDPLTTASMFAGARCIGERKVNGDDCFILKLCADPETLRARSEGLAEIIRHVLFGYFSQKTGLLVHLEDSHLTRIQSTTGGDAVYWETTINSFIEDYRPVEGIMIAHAGRSAVTLFRFGEVAMSHTKTRMEEAWSIEEVAFNVPGLSMDCFIPPTDIKSGSISETMELPQSGKSKAGGLLPCHGAKVAALEKADDNVAWSGALQRDCK